The Nymphaea colorata isolate Beijing-Zhang1983 chromosome 7, ASM883128v2, whole genome shotgun sequence DNA window TGTTTGGTTTATATTCCTAATAAGTAATCTTGAatagttttaagttttttaattataactttAACTAGTATAAGTGTATTTAATATTGTTAAGTTTTTAAACGACACAATTTAAGAGATCAAAAGGTTCTTTTGCCTATTAAGTATTCAAATAATATTGATGATAGTGTATTAAATGAACAAATGTTATTATAAGCTCAAGCTCAATGAGATATAGCTAACTTACATAACTAAACATTTTCATGTgctaaaacaatgaaaataataatatgttTTCGATGCATTTTTTAAGCAAACAAAGcttaaataattaatttaaaatttataagatAAGAACTATGTGAAGAAGACGAattctaaaacatattttttagattttatatatcgaaaaaaaaaattcaagaccGATTTACTCGCTACAACTCTGGAATAAGAAGCTACAATGCTACATCGATCTGCTTACTTAAGATTTTCTAAACCATCCAAGCTTTGGGTACCACGTTGTTGGCCTGATAATACGAACCCGAAGAACCGTCCGCCCCAACTTTGCCCTTCACCTTAAACCCTTCGCCCTCCCCACAACCGGGGAATCTGAGCAggtttctctcttcctcaaaaCCCTAGAAGCAGATctctttgagagagagaaagggagagagaatgtACCGTGTGCTCCTCCGCTCCCTAGCCACGGCGGCCGCCGCCTCCGGCCGCCACCCATCTCCCTCTCGACTCCTGCCAGCAGTTCTCTCCCGCCACTTTGCCTTCTCTTCAGCCGAGGAGGCTGCGGCGGAGCGACGACGCCGGAAGAGACGGCTACGGATAGAGCCCCCTCTCCATGCCCTTCGCCGCACCCCTGCACCCCCCTCCCCCGACGCCCTCCGCCTTCCGGACTCCACCTCCGCCCTCGTGGGCAACCGCCTTAACCTCCACAATCGCATCCAGACGATGATCCGGTCCGACCGCCTTGACGAGGCCGTCTCTACCCTCCGGTCCTCCATGTTCTCCAATTGCCGGCCGACCGTGTTCACCTGCAACGCCGTGATGGGTGCGCTCCTCCGAGCCCGACGCCTCGATGAGGTGCTTACGATCTTCCAGTTCTTCACCCGTTCTGGCGTCATCCCGAACGTCGTCTCCTACAATATACTGATCAACTCCCACTGCGATGCCGGCCGCGTCGACGCCGCCCTCGATGTCTACCGCACCATCCTCGCGGACGCCCCGTTCAGTCCCTCCCCCGTCACTTATCGCCACCTCACCAAGGGCCTTATCGACGCTGAACGGGTCCCCGATGCCCTCGCCCTCCTCCGGGAGATGCTGGCCCGCGGCCATGGCGCTGATTCCCTCGTCTACAACAACCTGATTGCCGCCTATTTCGATCTCGACAACATCCCCAAGGCGCTCGAACTCCTTGAGGAGCTCCGCGAGCGCTGTCTTGTTTATGACGGGGTCGTTCACGCCACCATCATGGATCGCTACTTCAAGCGGGGGATGGAGAAGGAGGCCATGGAGTCGTACAAGTCCTTGTTGGATAAGCAGTTCAACATGAGAGAGACCACCTGCAATTCGCTTCTCGAGGTGCTGTGCAAGTATGGCAGGATGGAGGAGGCGATGGATCTGTTCGACTCCATGCTTCTCGCACACAAACCCCCGAATTTTATAGGGATGAACGTGGAGTCCTATAACATCATGGTGAACGCTTATTGCGACCGTGGGGAATTTGCCGAGGGGATGGCGATACTGAGGAAGAAGGGGCCGAAGCCTTGTGTTCTTGATGTTTCGGTATACAACAATCTCATGAAGCGGCTGTGGGCACAGGGGATGGTTTCTGAGGTGGAAGAGCTCTTGAGTGAGATGCCCGACAGAGGCGCAAACCCAGATGCAGCTACGCTCGAACTGTTGCTCGATGGGCACCTCGCAGCTGATCGGGTGGATGACGCAGTACGTTGTTTCGGGAAGGTGGTTGATTCAGGCTTGAAGTCAGGAGCTGGTGTTTGCAAAAAATTTATTGAGGAATTGATGAAGCGGTCTATGTTGGCGGAGGCAGAGCAAGTTTTTGCGAAAATGGCAACTGGAGAAGTGAAACCAGACTCAGAAACGTACGCAACTATGTTGAAGACATACTTGGAGATGGAAGGGAAATTGGAAGAAGGATGGAAAATGCTGGAAGAGATGGTGAAAAATGGAGTCTTGATCAGCCCTGCTGTGCGGGAGATGGCCACAGAAGTTTTTAAGAGGGAAGGAAGAAGCGAAGAGTTAGAAAGGCTACTTCAGGAAAGTGCAAATCAGCAGAATGGAAGTGCAAATTCTGGCTCTCATGGAAAGACAAATGCTTCATATTTGTTTGGGAACGCAGTTCCAAGGCCATATGGAAATCTGAATGCAAATCCAGGTTCATATGGGATGAATGCAAATAAGCAGAATGGGACCGCAAATGCAGGGCCTTATGGAAATGTGAATGCTCCATACATGAATGGCAATGCAGTTCCGAGGCCATACGGGAATGTAAATGCAAATCCAGCTCCACACGTGTATACAAATGCAGATCAACAGAATGTGAGTGCAAATCCAGGTCCATATGGAAGTGGGAATGCTTCACACATGAACGGTAGTACAGCTCCCAGACCCTATGGGAGCGTGACTTCCCCTGTTAATCCTTATGGAAATGCAAGTGCATATCCAACTGGATATGGGACTCCAAATGGTAATGTGAATCCGGGTTCATATGGGAATTCCAATGGAAGCACAAACCCAAGCTCATATGGGGATTCAAGCAGGAATGCAAATCCAAGCTCGTATGGAGGTTCAAGTAGATATGCAAATACAAGCCCTTATGGAAGTTCAAACGTGAATTCAGACGGGAACATCAACCCAAGTCCGTATGGAAATTCAAGTGGATATGCAAATACAAGCCTCTATGGGAGTTTGAACGTGAATTCAAACGGCAACACAAGTGGAAGTCCATATGAAGATTCAACTAAATATGCAAATCCAAGCCCATATGGGGGTTTGAACGTGAATTCAGACAGAAACACACATCCAAGTTCGCATGGCTACTCGTATGAAAATTCAAGTGCAAATGGAAATCCAAGTTTATATGGGAATCTGAATGCAAATCTAGGTACATATGGGGATACAAGAGCAAATGCGAATCCCCCTCCGTATACATATGGGGATACAAGAGAAAATGCAAATCCCTCTCCGTATACATATGGGAGAGCAAATGCAAATCCCCCTCCATATACATATGGGGATACAAGAGCAAATGCAAATCCCCCTCCATATACATATGGGGATACAAGAGCAAATGCAAATCCCTCTCTGTATACATATGGGGATACTAGAGCCACTGCAAATCCCCCTCCATATGTGAATCCTGTGGCAAATACAAATCCATATGGGAGTACACATGCAACTGCAAATTATAACATGAACAAACATGCAAATACAGGTGGTGGTTCTCCTTTGCCTTCATCTTATTCAGCTGATATGGAAGAACCTAAATTTGCACATGAAGAACAGGTAGCGGTTTGACATGCCAGAAACATATGATGcaccttttttatttattctcaGTTTTGTGCTACTCATCTAACAAATTGGGAGGTGATTATAAAGCATAAATAGCATTCACACTGCAGGAGAAATTTATTGACAGAAAAGGGACCGTATTTTATGTCTGGT harbors:
- the LOC116257551 gene encoding pentatricopeptide repeat-containing protein At1g10270-like; translation: MYRVLLRSLATAAAASGRHPSPSRLLPAVLSRHFAFSSAEEAAAERRRRKRRLRIEPPLHALRRTPAPPSPDALRLPDSTSALVGNRLNLHNRIQTMIRSDRLDEAVSTLRSSMFSNCRPTVFTCNAVMGALLRARRLDEVLTIFQFFTRSGVIPNVVSYNILINSHCDAGRVDAALDVYRTILADAPFSPSPVTYRHLTKGLIDAERVPDALALLREMLARGHGADSLVYNNLIAAYFDLDNIPKALELLEELRERCLVYDGVVHATIMDRYFKRGMEKEAMESYKSLLDKQFNMRETTCNSLLEVLCKYGRMEEAMDLFDSMLLAHKPPNFIGMNVESYNIMVNAYCDRGEFAEGMAILRKKGPKPCVLDVSVYNNLMKRLWAQGMVSEVEELLSEMPDRGANPDAATLELLLDGHLAADRVDDAVRCFGKVVDSGLKSGAGVCKKFIEELMKRSMLAEAEQVFAKMATGEVKPDSETYATMLKTYLEMEGKLEEGWKMLEEMVKNGVLISPAVREMATEVFKREGRSEELERLLQESANQQNGSANSGSHGKTNASYLFGNAVPRPYGNLNANPGSYGMNANKQNGTANAGPYGNVNAPYMNGNAVPRPYGNVNANPAPHVYTNADQQNVSANPGPYGSGNASHMNGSTAPRPYGSVTSPVNPYGNASAYPTGYGTPNGNVNPGSYGNSNGSTNPSSYGDSSRNANPSSYGGSSRYANTSPYGSSNVNSDGNINPSPYGNSSGYANTSLYGSLNVNSNGNTSGSPYEDSTKYANPSPYGGLNVNSDRNTHPSSHGYSYENSSANGNPSLYGNLNANLGTYGDTRANANPPPYTYGDTRENANPSPYTYGRANANPPPYTYGDTRANANPPPYTYGDTRANANPSLYTYGDTRATANPPPYVNPVANTNPYGSTHATANYNMNKHANTGGGSPLPSSYSADMEEPKFAHEEQ